Proteins encoded in a region of the Streptomyces violaceoruber genome:
- a CDS encoding DUF5701 family protein produces MTDSTHSPAPGAAAEFDRQVRTLVALGYPALSGRTPERFAELVAPLRAEAVARTDRAAYAAYEPAATGRVPFVLVIGRELAPVERTMPLTTLRGGRLPGFVDRSFEPGSLARFVATGTTRPPGRDGVHLLFDVERGEEFCGAVPGDALATVAERGRTPLTVEEGIALLTHVPEVLVKNKCFSLGGSRCGDRRVPALWISKRAPKLGWCWEGNPHTWLGMASAGARHA; encoded by the coding sequence TTGACCGACTCGACGCACTCCCCCGCCCCCGGCGCCGCCGCCGAGTTCGACCGGCAGGTCCGCACCCTGGTCGCGCTCGGCTACCCGGCGCTGTCCGGCCGTACCCCGGAGCGGTTCGCCGAACTGGTGGCGCCGCTGCGCGCCGAGGCCGTGGCCCGCACGGACCGGGCCGCGTACGCGGCGTACGAGCCCGCCGCGACCGGCCGGGTGCCCTTCGTCCTGGTCATCGGACGCGAACTCGCCCCCGTCGAACGGACCATGCCGTTGACCACGCTGCGCGGCGGCCGGCTGCCGGGGTTCGTCGACCGCAGCTTCGAACCGGGCTCCCTGGCCCGGTTCGTCGCCACCGGTACGACCCGTCCGCCCGGGCGGGACGGAGTCCACCTGCTGTTCGACGTCGAGCGGGGGGAGGAGTTCTGCGGGGCCGTGCCGGGCGACGCGCTGGCCACCGTCGCGGAGCGGGGCCGCACACCGCTCACCGTCGAGGAGGGCATCGCCCTGCTGACCCACGTGCCGGAGGTGCTGGTCAAGAACAAGTGCTTCTCGCTGGGCGGTTCACGGTGCGGCGACCGCCGGGTACCGGCGCTGTGGATCAGCAAGCGCGCCCCGAAGCTCGGCTGGTGCTGGGAGGGCAACCCGCACACCTGGCTCGGCATGGCGTCGGCGGGGGCGCGGCACGCCTGA
- a CDS encoding MFS transporter codes for MPGAGRRATSQPLALAAMMFAVAMTFIDQTIVSIAAPDIVSELGLSASGMQWVINAYLLALAAFFALGGRLADLWGPRRVVVLGTLVFVVSSVLCGCVPSGDYALTWLIVFRATQGLGAALLFPAALAVVVAVFPVERRGRALALFFGLTGALTAVGPLLGGWLTAWTWRAIFWVNVPVAIAALVLTALAGIPDRRRGEPLDVRGALLIVAGMGLSVLGFQQSAVWGWDNAATWVCIAGGLAVLYVFCRYELRTRHPLVNLAVFRDRAFTVDALVLFFAMLAFVPLFFFASVYAQVSLSASPNQAALYLLYVFAGFAIASQWGGRILDKRGARPALRIGCALGAVGFALWAGKLTDLSMHDQWPYAALAGAGIGFVLAPASTDAVNRSIDSSYGEVTGITQTVRNYAASVGLAVFGTLLTHGMTDRVEETLRARGVPPDGRRSMARDVTEAITGNADTRTPTGDGPTETAMRDAMPAIRLDFAEANQWVFYGMAVALAIGYFCALRHPGGRPADVNAAPGEPGPPAPAAGAPVTGAHGDGS; via the coding sequence ATGCCCGGTGCCGGTCGCCGTGCCACCTCCCAGCCGCTGGCCCTCGCCGCCATGATGTTCGCGGTGGCGATGACGTTCATCGACCAGACGATCGTCTCGATCGCGGCCCCCGACATCGTCTCCGAACTGGGCCTGTCGGCCTCGGGCATGCAGTGGGTGATCAACGCCTACCTGCTGGCCCTCGCCGCCTTCTTCGCCCTGGGTGGCCGCCTGGCCGACCTGTGGGGCCCGCGCCGCGTGGTCGTGCTCGGCACCCTGGTCTTCGTCGTCTCCTCGGTCCTGTGCGGCTGCGTGCCCTCCGGCGACTACGCGCTGACCTGGCTGATCGTCTTCCGCGCCACCCAGGGCCTGGGCGCCGCGCTGCTCTTCCCGGCCGCGCTCGCCGTGGTCGTCGCCGTGTTCCCGGTGGAGCGCCGGGGCCGCGCGCTCGCCCTCTTCTTCGGCCTCACCGGCGCCCTGACCGCCGTGGGCCCGCTGCTCGGCGGCTGGCTGACCGCGTGGACCTGGCGGGCGATCTTCTGGGTCAACGTCCCCGTGGCGATCGCGGCGCTGGTCCTGACGGCGCTGGCCGGCATCCCCGACCGCCGGCGCGGGGAGCCGCTGGACGTGCGGGGCGCGCTGCTGATCGTCGCCGGCATGGGCCTGAGCGTGCTCGGCTTCCAGCAGTCGGCGGTCTGGGGCTGGGACAACGCGGCGACCTGGGTCTGCATCGCGGGCGGCCTCGCCGTCCTCTACGTCTTCTGCCGCTACGAACTGCGCACCCGCCACCCCCTGGTCAACCTCGCGGTCTTCCGCGACCGCGCCTTCACGGTGGACGCGCTGGTGCTCTTCTTCGCCATGCTGGCGTTCGTCCCGCTGTTCTTCTTCGCCTCGGTCTACGCCCAGGTCTCGCTCAGCGCCTCACCCAACCAGGCCGCCCTGTACCTGCTGTACGTCTTCGCGGGGTTCGCCATCGCCTCCCAGTGGGGCGGCCGCATCCTCGACAAGCGGGGCGCCCGCCCGGCGCTGCGGATCGGCTGCGCGCTGGGCGCCGTCGGCTTCGCGCTGTGGGCCGGCAAGCTCACCGACCTGTCCATGCACGACCAGTGGCCCTACGCCGCACTCGCCGGCGCGGGCATCGGCTTCGTCCTCGCCCCCGCGTCGACGGACGCCGTCAACCGCTCCATCGACTCCTCCTACGGCGAGGTCACCGGCATCACCCAGACCGTCCGCAACTACGCCGCCAGCGTCGGCCTGGCCGTCTTCGGCACCCTGCTGACGCACGGCATGACCGACCGGGTCGAGGAGACCCTCCGGGCGCGCGGAGTGCCGCCGGACGGGCGGCGCTCCATGGCCCGGGACGTCACGGAGGCGATCACCGGCAACGCGGACACCCGCACCCCGACGGGCGACGGCCCGACCGAGACGGCCATGCGGGACGCGATGCCCGCCATCCGCCTGGACTTCGCCGAGGCCAACCAGTGGGTCTTCTACGGCATGGCCGTCGCCCTCGCGATCGGCTACTTCTGCGCCCTGCGGCACCCGGGCGGCCGGCCGGCCGACGTGAACGCGGCGCCGGGAGAGCCCGGTCCGCCCGCACCGGCCGCCGGCGCCCCGGTCACCGGCGCCCACGGCGACGGGAGTTGA
- a CDS encoding RNA polymerase sigma factor, protein MDEALVRSLTPGVLTVLVRRGADFAAAEDAVQDALVEAVRGWPADPPRDPKGWLVTVAWRRFLDAARADTARRRREDRVDEEPVPGPAPDVDDTLQLYFLCAHPSLTPSAAVALTLRAVGGLTTRQIARAYLVPEATMAQRISRAKRTVSGVRFDRPGDVATVLRVLYLVFNEGYSGDVDLAAEAVRLTRQLAASVDHPEVAGLLALMLLHHARRSARTAPDGSLVPLAEQDRGRWDTASIAEGVRILQAALARDRLGEFQAQAAIAALHADAPTAGETDWPQIVEWYDELARLTDNPVVRLNRAVAVGEADGPRAGLAALAELDGTLPRHTAVAAYLHERDGDVDTAARLYAEAALKAPALAERDHLTRQAARLNSRRRGRR, encoded by the coding sequence ATGGACGAGGCCCTGGTCAGGAGCCTCACGCCCGGCGTGCTGACCGTCCTCGTCCGCCGCGGAGCCGACTTCGCGGCGGCCGAGGACGCGGTCCAGGACGCGCTGGTCGAGGCGGTCCGCGGGTGGCCGGCCGATCCGCCGCGGGATCCGAAGGGGTGGCTGGTCACCGTGGCCTGGCGGCGGTTCCTCGACGCGGCCCGCGCCGACACCGCCCGCCGGCGGCGCGAGGACCGGGTCGATGAGGAACCGGTGCCCGGGCCGGCCCCGGACGTGGACGACACGCTCCAGCTCTACTTCCTGTGCGCGCATCCGTCCCTGACGCCGTCCGCCGCGGTCGCGCTCACGCTGCGCGCCGTCGGCGGGCTGACCACCCGGCAGATCGCCCGGGCCTACCTGGTGCCCGAGGCGACCATGGCGCAGCGGATCAGCCGGGCCAAGCGCACCGTGTCCGGTGTCCGGTTCGACCGGCCCGGTGACGTCGCCACCGTGCTGCGCGTCCTCTACCTCGTCTTCAACGAGGGCTACTCCGGTGACGTGGACCTCGCCGCCGAGGCCGTCCGGCTCACCCGGCAGCTCGCGGCCTCGGTCGACCACCCGGAGGTGGCCGGGCTGCTGGCGCTGATGCTGCTCCACCACGCGCGGCGGTCGGCCCGGACCGCGCCTGACGGGAGTCTGGTGCCGCTCGCCGAACAGGACCGCGGCCGGTGGGACACCGCGTCGATCGCGGAGGGCGTACGGATCCTTCAGGCGGCGCTCGCCCGGGACCGGCTGGGCGAGTTCCAGGCCCAGGCCGCCATCGCCGCCCTGCACGCCGACGCGCCGACCGCCGGGGAGACCGACTGGCCGCAGATCGTGGAGTGGTACGACGAGCTGGCGCGCCTGACCGACAACCCCGTCGTCCGGCTCAACCGCGCGGTCGCCGTCGGGGAGGCCGACGGGCCGCGCGCCGGACTGGCGGCGCTCGCGGAGCTGGACGGCACGCTGCCCCGCCACACCGCGGTGGCGGCGTACCTGCACGAGCGCGACGGCGACGTGGACACGGCCGCGCGGCTGTACGCCGAGGCGGCCCTCAAGGCACCCGCGCTCGCCGAGCGCGACCATCTGACCCGCCAGGCGGCCCGCCTCAACTCCCGTCGCCGTGGGCGCCGGTGA
- a CDS encoding DUF305 domain-containing protein, whose amino-acid sequence MIRKRSLMRRTAVVAAAGAAALVLAACGGSGGGDGSAGHGGHAATAPSSAPSSSASASASASQGQHNAADVAFAKGMIPHHRQAVEMADLAPGRARSAEVKKLAADIKKAQDPEIRTLSGWLTSWGEDVPAEGAMDHSTHDMSGMGGMGGMMTAEEMTGLENASGKAFDTAFTELMIKHHEGAVEMARTEQADGAHGPARKMAGEIIDSQSAEIEQMNALLGKD is encoded by the coding sequence ATGATCCGCAAGCGTTCCCTCATGCGCCGCACAGCCGTCGTGGCCGCCGCAGGCGCGGCAGCACTGGTCCTGGCCGCCTGCGGCGGCAGCGGCGGCGGCGACGGCTCGGCCGGACACGGCGGCCACGCCGCCACCGCACCCTCGTCCGCCCCGTCGTCGTCGGCGTCGGCATCGGCATCGGCGTCACAGGGGCAGCACAACGCCGCCGACGTCGCCTTCGCGAAGGGGATGATCCCCCACCACCGCCAGGCCGTCGAGATGGCCGACCTCGCGCCCGGCCGGGCGCGGTCGGCCGAGGTGAAGAAGCTCGCCGCCGACATCAAGAAGGCCCAGGACCCGGAGATCAGGACGCTCTCCGGCTGGCTGACCTCGTGGGGCGAGGACGTGCCCGCCGAGGGTGCCATGGACCACTCCACGCACGACATGAGCGGCATGGGCGGCATGGGCGGCATGATGACGGCCGAGGAGATGACCGGGCTCGAGAACGCCTCGGGCAAGGCCTTCGACACCGCGTTCACCGAGCTGATGATCAAGCATCACGAAGGCGCAGTCGAGATGGCGAGGACCGAGCAGGCCGACGGCGCCCACGGACCGGCGAGGAAGATGGCCGGAGAGATCATCGACTCGCAGAGCGCGGAGATCGAGCAGATGAACGCACTGCTCGGCAAGGACTGA
- a CDS encoding Vgb family protein has translation MNEINESYDTDSVREFTVSDADAGPYALAEGPDGALWFTLVHRGAVARRDPDDGRVTVHPVGDGPTVIAPGPDGALWFTEYRAHRIGRITPEGHYASFAPLTPEGGPFGITAGPDGAMWFTLSSADRVGRVTMDGEVTEHPAPGAFPSALTAGPDGALWCTLNQGNAIGRLTPEGHGTAYPLPTPGAAPVGIAAGPDGALWFTEIGAGRIGRITVTGDLTEYPLSDPAARPHAVTAGPDGALWFTEWGSGRVGRITVDGRVTSYPLSRTDCEPHGIAVHDGALWCALETGSLARIQVPA, from the coding sequence ATGAACGAAATCAACGAGAGCTACGACACCGACTCCGTGCGGGAGTTCACCGTGAGCGACGCGGACGCCGGCCCCTACGCGCTCGCCGAGGGACCGGACGGCGCCCTGTGGTTCACCCTGGTCCACCGGGGCGCCGTCGCCCGCCGGGACCCGGACGACGGGCGGGTCACCGTCCATCCGGTCGGCGACGGGCCGACGGTGATCGCGCCGGGACCCGACGGCGCCCTGTGGTTCACCGAGTACCGGGCGCACCGCATCGGCCGGATCACCCCCGAGGGCCACTACGCGTCCTTCGCGCCCCTCACCCCCGAGGGCGGGCCGTTCGGGATCACCGCGGGGCCGGACGGCGCCATGTGGTTCACGCTCTCCTCGGCCGACCGGGTCGGCCGCGTCACCATGGACGGCGAGGTCACCGAGCATCCGGCGCCCGGCGCCTTCCCGTCCGCCCTCACGGCCGGGCCGGACGGCGCCCTGTGGTGCACGCTCAACCAGGGCAACGCCATCGGGCGGCTCACCCCCGAAGGCCACGGCACCGCGTATCCGCTGCCGACGCCGGGCGCCGCGCCGGTGGGCATCGCCGCGGGACCCGACGGCGCCCTGTGGTTCACCGAGATCGGGGCCGGGCGGATCGGCCGGATCACCGTGACCGGCGACCTCACCGAGTACCCGCTGTCCGACCCCGCGGCCCGGCCGCACGCGGTGACGGCGGGGCCCGACGGCGCACTGTGGTTCACCGAGTGGGGCAGTGGCCGGGTCGGCCGGATCACCGTCGACGGCCGCGTCACCTCGTACCCGCTCTCCCGTACCGACTGCGAACCGCACGGCATCGCCGTACACGACGGCGCCCTGTGGTGCGCCCTGGAAACCGGCTCCCTGGCCAGGATCCAGGTCCCGGCCTGA
- a CDS encoding TetR/AcrR family transcriptional regulator, which produces MDQNTTPAPGLRETKKRETRQLISDHATRLFIERGFEHTTIAEIADAARVAKKTVTNYFPRKEDLALDHQDEFVAALAATVTARGAGETPLTALRHAFLAAVAAQDPVAGFAGQAFTRMIADSPTLTACLRGLHDRREEALTAALAGTTDTPPDDITPRTAAALLGGVHRVLFNRIQELTLAGRANPEIAEVLAREAPRAFDLLTPALAEYGRRP; this is translated from the coding sequence ATGGATCAGAACACCACCCCTGCGCCGGGCCTGCGCGAGACCAAGAAGCGCGAGACGCGGCAGCTGATCTCCGACCACGCCACCAGGCTCTTCATCGAGCGCGGCTTCGAGCACACGACGATCGCGGAGATCGCCGACGCCGCCCGGGTCGCCAAGAAGACCGTGACGAACTACTTCCCGCGCAAGGAGGACCTCGCCCTGGACCACCAGGACGAGTTCGTCGCCGCCCTGGCCGCCACCGTGACGGCACGCGGGGCCGGCGAGACCCCGCTGACGGCCCTGCGCCACGCCTTCCTGGCGGCGGTGGCGGCCCAGGACCCGGTCGCGGGCTTCGCCGGCCAGGCCTTCACCCGCATGATCGCCGACAGCCCCACCCTCACCGCGTGCCTGCGCGGCCTGCACGACCGGCGGGAGGAGGCGCTGACCGCGGCCCTGGCCGGCACCACGGACACCCCGCCCGACGACATCACCCCGCGCACGGCCGCGGCTCTGCTGGGCGGGGTCCACCGCGTCCTGTTCAACCGCATCCAGGAACTGACCCTGGCGGGCCGCGCCAACCCGGAGATCGCCGAGGTGCTGGCGCGGGAGGCGCCCCGGGCCTTCGACCTGCTGACACCGGCCCTCGCGGAGTACGGACGCCGCCCCTAG
- a CDS encoding DUF389 domain-containing protein, which yields MPGQLRATVLPDRQRRSLEELQQDLDLSSGDSRSKQSAFWTMLTLSAVIAACGILTDSTATVIGAMIIAPLSTPIMGIALGAVQRRRTTAAAFVALGCLLVILVGAVASLVVPQSYDLLTNGQIAGRTSPGLLDLISALATGFAGAVALARKDVAAVLPGVAIAISLVPPLVVTGVCAGQAAWWLALGALVLFLSNLFALVFAGMIVFTVLAYARTGAHRAHRGPRRAHVMLGLLFTAVLLPLGANTVATVLLNTWTLRAESAAERWLTDSPGATVTSVDAQSRTLYIHVRGPDELPPIQALLSDLEGQIPDGVPIVVDTTRGRQITAGRVGG from the coding sequence ATGCCCGGCCAACTCCGCGCCACGGTCCTGCCGGACCGGCAACGCCGTTCCCTGGAAGAACTCCAGCAGGACCTCGATCTCTCGTCCGGGGACAGCCGGTCGAAGCAGTCGGCGTTCTGGACCATGCTCACGCTCTCCGCGGTCATCGCCGCGTGCGGCATCCTGACGGACTCCACTGCCACCGTCATCGGCGCGATGATCATCGCTCCGCTCTCCACGCCCATCATGGGCATCGCCCTCGGGGCCGTGCAGCGGCGCCGTACCACCGCCGCGGCCTTCGTGGCCCTCGGATGCCTGCTGGTGATCCTGGTCGGGGCGGTGGCCTCCCTGGTGGTGCCCCAGTCCTACGACCTGCTGACCAACGGCCAGATCGCGGGCCGGACCTCACCGGGACTGCTGGACCTGATCTCCGCCCTGGCCACGGGCTTCGCCGGTGCCGTGGCGCTGGCCCGCAAGGACGTCGCCGCCGTGCTGCCCGGGGTGGCCATCGCGATCTCGCTCGTGCCGCCCCTGGTGGTCACCGGCGTCTGCGCCGGCCAGGCGGCGTGGTGGCTCGCGCTGGGCGCGCTGGTGCTGTTCCTGTCCAACCTCTTCGCCCTCGTCTTCGCCGGGATGATCGTCTTCACCGTCCTCGCCTACGCCCGGACCGGGGCCCACCGAGCCCACCGCGGACCACGCCGCGCCCACGTCATGCTGGGGCTGCTGTTCACGGCCGTCCTGCTCCCCCTGGGCGCCAACACGGTCGCCACCGTGCTGCTCAACACCTGGACCCTCAGGGCCGAGAGCGCCGCCGAGCGCTGGCTCACGGACAGCCCCGGCGCGACGGTCACCAGCGTCGACGCGCAGTCCAGAACCCTGTACATCCACGTCCGCGGCCCCGACGAACTGCCCCCGATCCAAGCCCTGCTGAGCGACCTGGAGGGCCAGATCCCCGACGGCGTCCCCATCGTGGTCGACACCACCCGCGGCCGGCAGATCACGGCCGGGAGGGTCGGCGGGTGA
- a CDS encoding DUF6153 family protein, which yields MTRSTGSSSRPAGRLFVLLVLAVLAGVLGMHGLAPGAMPPGQAGAGHGTVMTAADGVPHADGGCTHTDGGSSHHLDHADGTCAAAGTGSAYTPPALTGALLDAPAAPAPAGAFPGAPHDGRAPPDLAELQLLRI from the coding sequence GTGACCAGGAGCACCGGATCAAGCAGCCGCCCGGCCGGGCGGCTGTTCGTGCTGCTGGTGCTGGCGGTGCTGGCCGGTGTGCTGGGCATGCACGGCCTCGCCCCCGGCGCGATGCCGCCGGGTCAGGCGGGTGCCGGTCACGGGACGGTGATGACCGCGGCGGACGGCGTGCCGCACGCGGACGGGGGATGTACGCACACGGATGGCGGTTCGAGTCACCACCTCGATCATGCCGATGGGACGTGTGCGGCGGCCGGCACCGGTTCGGCGTACACGCCGCCCGCGCTGACCGGCGCCCTGCTGGACGCGCCCGCGGCCCCCGCGCCCGCCGGGGCGTTCCCGGGGGCGCCGCACGACGGCCGGGCTCCGCCCGACCTCGCCGAGTTGCAGCTCCTGCGGATATAG
- a CDS encoding TetR/AcrR family transcriptional regulator: MSPSTEAAARTPSEARARLLGTATRIFYAEGIHSVGIDRITAEAQVTRATLYRHFSGKDDLILAYLDQADRGIRAQVTAARGSSPAADGQVRAVARSIVDGIRSPGFRGCAFLNAVAEYPDPAHPVHRAVLAHRQWFLDTVTELLAQVGDGDGVAAGRHLVMLRDGAMAAGCLFDPELVSETFLHGVEGVLRDVSEKTSA; the protein is encoded by the coding sequence ATGAGCCCGAGCACGGAAGCCGCCGCCCGCACCCCCTCCGAAGCGCGAGCCCGGCTGCTCGGCACCGCCACGAGGATCTTCTACGCCGAGGGCATCCACTCCGTCGGCATCGACCGGATCACCGCGGAGGCGCAGGTCACCCGCGCCACGCTGTACCGGCACTTCTCGGGCAAGGACGACCTGATCCTCGCCTACCTCGACCAGGCCGACCGGGGCATCCGGGCGCAGGTGACCGCGGCCAGGGGCAGCAGTCCGGCTGCCGACGGGCAGGTCCGGGCCGTCGCGCGGTCCATCGTGGACGGGATCCGCTCCCCCGGTTTCCGCGGCTGCGCCTTCCTCAACGCCGTGGCCGAGTACCCGGACCCGGCCCACCCCGTGCACCGGGCCGTGCTGGCCCACCGGCAGTGGTTCCTGGACACCGTCACGGAGCTGCTCGCGCAGGTCGGGGACGGTGACGGCGTCGCCGCCGGGCGGCACCTCGTCATGCTCCGGGACGGTGCGATGGCGGCCGGGTGCCTCTTCGACCCCGAGCTGGTCTCCGAGACCTTCCTGCACGGCGTGGAAGGGGTCCTGAGGGACGTCTCGGAAAAAACTTCCGCCTGA
- a CDS encoding YciI family protein — MAKYLLLKHYRGAPEPVNSAPMDQWTPEEISAHMRYMQDFADRLEKSGEFVDGQALAPEGTWVRYDGEGKPPVTDGPFAETKDLIAGWMVIDVDSYERAVELAGELSAAPGAGGRPIHEWLELRPFLTASPNVTD, encoded by the coding sequence ATGGCCAAGTACCTGCTGCTCAAGCACTACCGAGGCGCCCCGGAACCGGTCAACTCCGCGCCCATGGACCAGTGGACGCCCGAGGAGATCTCGGCCCACATGCGGTACATGCAGGACTTCGCGGACCGGCTCGAGAAGAGCGGCGAGTTCGTCGACGGTCAGGCGCTCGCCCCCGAGGGGACGTGGGTCCGGTACGACGGCGAGGGGAAGCCGCCGGTCACCGACGGGCCGTTCGCCGAGACCAAGGACCTCATCGCCGGCTGGATGGTGATCGACGTCGACAGCTACGAGCGCGCCGTCGAGCTGGCCGGGGAGCTGTCCGCCGCCCCCGGTGCGGGCGGGAGGCCGATCCACGAGTGGCTGGAGCTGCGTCCGTTCCTGACCGCCTCCCCGAACGTCACGGACTGA
- a CDS encoding oxidoreductase, with protein sequence MRLDELNAQERRLWDAFPTGRPVDLRDGPSPSDPVVRSEVVAALLLGANPDHDPGDRPALRLTGARLTGRLDIGFTEVAVPVRLTDCRFDEAPLLQGARTRELALTGCVLPGLLADTAQIDGRLVVSHCTLTGPLVLTRTQVNGDLDLRGTVVRHPAGEAIPAVHAHVGGDALCADLAVEGTFRLSGASIEGEFDLEGATLRAPGGHALDAYHIRVAEDFTCHPGFSAEGRIILSGATVAAAIGFCGARLSNPGDIALEAVDVTVGRNFDLGLGLTVDGAVKLDGTRVGTELSFRDAELTHKDGTALSLRATQARETDLRTRRPIDAVVDARNARLGTLYDARETWPTDLRLADATYEALAFPLPAAQRVRWIRRTTGDYFPQPYEQLAAAYRRLGHEDEARTVLLAKQRHRRATLPPHTRLWGHVQDVSVGYGYRPLRAGLWLLALLACGALYFAQHTPAPLEAAKAPPFNAVFYTLDLLVPIITFGQEPAYAPRGPGQWLSYALITAGWILATTVTAGLSRTLNRQ encoded by the coding sequence GTGCGCCTCGACGAACTCAACGCCCAAGAACGCCGGTTGTGGGACGCCTTCCCGACGGGCCGCCCCGTCGACCTCCGGGACGGCCCCTCACCCTCCGACCCGGTGGTCCGGTCCGAGGTCGTGGCGGCCCTGCTGCTGGGCGCCAACCCCGACCACGACCCCGGCGACCGCCCCGCCCTCCGGCTCACCGGCGCGCGCCTCACGGGCCGCCTGGACATCGGTTTCACGGAGGTCGCCGTACCGGTTCGCCTCACCGACTGCCGTTTCGACGAAGCGCCGTTGCTCCAGGGAGCCCGGACCCGTGAGCTGGCCCTGACGGGGTGCGTCCTGCCCGGGCTCCTGGCCGACACGGCGCAGATCGACGGGAGGCTGGTCGTCTCCCACTGCACCCTGACGGGCCCCCTGGTCCTCACCCGCACCCAGGTCAACGGCGACCTGGACCTGCGCGGCACGGTGGTCCGCCACCCCGCCGGGGAGGCCATACCGGCCGTCCACGCCCACGTGGGCGGCGACGCGCTGTGCGCGGACCTGGCCGTCGAGGGGACGTTCCGGCTCTCCGGCGCCTCCATAGAGGGCGAGTTCGACCTGGAGGGCGCCACGCTCAGGGCCCCCGGCGGCCACGCCCTGGACGCCTACCACATCCGTGTCGCCGAGGACTTCACCTGCCACCCCGGCTTCAGCGCGGAGGGCCGGATCATCCTCTCCGGCGCCACCGTCGCGGCGGCCATCGGATTCTGCGGGGCCCGGCTGAGCAACCCGGGCGACATCGCCCTGGAGGCGGTGGACGTCACGGTCGGCCGCAACTTCGACCTGGGCCTCGGGCTCACGGTCGACGGCGCGGTGAAGCTCGACGGCACCCGCGTCGGCACGGAACTGAGCTTCCGCGACGCCGAACTGACCCACAAGGACGGCACCGCCCTGTCCCTCCGGGCGACCCAGGCCCGGGAGACCGACCTGCGCACCCGCCGGCCGATCGACGCGGTGGTGGACGCCCGCAACGCCCGGCTGGGCACGCTGTACGACGCCCGGGAGACCTGGCCCACCGACCTGCGCCTGGCCGACGCGACGTACGAGGCCCTCGCGTTCCCGCTCCCCGCCGCGCAGCGGGTCCGCTGGATCCGCCGCACGACCGGCGACTACTTCCCCCAGCCGTACGAGCAACTGGCGGCGGCCTACCGGCGGCTGGGCCACGAGGACGAGGCCCGCACGGTCCTGCTGGCCAAGCAGCGCCACCGCCGTGCCACCCTCCCCCCGCACACCCGTCTGTGGGGCCACGTCCAGGACGTCTCCGTCGGCTACGGCTACCGCCCGCTGCGCGCCGGCCTGTGGCTCCTGGCCCTTCTGGCCTGCGGAGCCCTCTACTTCGCCCAGCACACCCCGGCCCCCCTCGAAGCGGCCAAGGCCCCGCCCTTCAACGCCGTCTTCTACACCCTCGACCTCCTCGTCCCGATCATCACCTTCGGCCAGGAGCCCGCCTACGCCCCCCGGGGCCCCGGCCAGTGGCTGTCCTACGCCCTGATCACGGCGGGCTGGATCCTCGCCACGACGGTCACCGCGGGTCTGTCCCGCACCCTGAACCGGCAGTGA